A genomic window from Silene latifolia isolate original U9 population chromosome Y, ASM4854445v1, whole genome shotgun sequence includes:
- the LOC141627530 gene encoding uncharacterized protein LOC141627530 has protein sequence MLIEGFMQKRARCPSFYFDFDVDDNKRLTKVFWADPIAIKNYALFGDSVSFDTTFDFNEYRMVFGPFTGVDNHKKCVTFAAGLIMRENEESFTWLFDNFMKAMEELKGACYSCNEANKSTKERYVERLFVMDRESKKVYEVDVDGKTLVCSCKRFQRFGILCRHCVWVLHNKGFDEIPSEYLLPRWSNYATFRPIFNVVGTSLEGDCASIDTRQNTISELWSGVFTAVSLVEDDEEKEKELLELHQSFNEKLLISSSGGKSKSKKTQIETLLGSKIPTKAHILPPNQAKIRDPVEG, from the exons ATGCTGATAGAGGGCTTCATGCAAAAAAGAGCTAGGTGTCCctcattttactttgattttgatGTTGATGACAACAAAAGACTCACTAAGGTTTTCTGGGCTGATCCAATTGCAATTAAGAACTATGCACTCtttggtgattctgtgtctttTGACACCACATTCGATTTTAATGAATACCGTATGGTGTTTGGTCCTTTTACGGGGGTTGACAACCATAAAAAATGTGTCACTTTTGCGGCTGGTTTGATAATGCGGGAGAATGAAGAGTCTTTTACCTGGCTTTTTGACAATTTTATGAAGGCAATGG AAGAGTTGAAAGGTGCATGCTACTCTTGTAATGAGGCCAACAAAAGCACGAAAGAAAGGTACGTGGAGCGTTTATTTGTTATGGATCGTGAGAGCAAGAAAGTCTATGAAGTCGATGTTGATGGGAAAACTTTAGTGTGTTCATGCAAGAGGTTTCAGAGATTTGGGATACTTTGTAGACATTGTGTATGGGTGTTGCATAATAAGGGGTTTGATGAAATACCTTCTGAATATCTATTGCCGAGGTGGAGCAATTATGCAACATTTCGTCCTATCTTTAATGTTGTAGGGACGTCCTTAGAAGGCGATTGTGCGTCAATTGACACAAGACAAAACACTATCAGTGAATTATGGTCAGGGGTGTTCACTGCAGTGTCACTTGTGGAGGATGAtgaggagaaggagaaagagTTACTCGAATTGCATCAGAGTTTCAATGAGAAGTTGTTGATTTCAAGTAGTGGTGGGAAGTCAAAAAGCAAGAAAACTCAAATCGAGACGCTTCTTGGGTCTAAAATCCCTACTAAAGCTCATATTCTTCCTCCAAATCAAGCAAAAATAAGGGATCCGGTAGAAGGATGA